The Metopolophium dirhodum isolate CAU chromosome 4, ASM1992520v1, whole genome shotgun sequence DNA window TACCGAATCTTTTTTTCCCTTTTCATCAGATCCACTGTGAGATGAGCAAGATgacgatttatttttttctgatttctaaataaatattaaataaatattaaaatatcaatgttaggtatgttttttaaactattttttttctaaaatcatctcaaaaaatgtagtattttcaataattattattatataatactacctatataaaattatattattttagcttaTAAATCAATACCGACAAACTGCATAAAACGAGTATAGTAAATAGTTTGAAAttagtcgaaatatttttaaaataaatggaaaattataatattataatgatggtgAAAAATGTCTTgccctaataatttattatcttaccGAATCCTTTTTCCCCTCTTCGTCAGATTCGCTGTCTGATGAACAAGatgaagatttatttttttctgatttctaaataaatcaaaattcaatatttaaatgttaataaatgtatactgtataatagattttgaaaaatatttaccccAACTTCACGATTttctacattattttttgaatcgGAGCACATGCTTTTCTTACCctaaatatgtattacataataaactaagataaatatatatttatatgttgaaaaaaaaacagggGAAAGCTGTATAGTAAATTGCttttgattgttttttaatcactaagtagataactattaaaatggatgtgttaaatataaataaattcaatgataaataatactattatttttaatagatacctaccaaaaattattctaaattaaaacgATGTGTCAGAGTATAGActgaattaaataggtatttaataatatatttttataactatagtgattttttcaattagttatatgGTACAAATAGGTTGAACTATTTTTTCCAATAAATatctcaaatattatatttttggttattataatatgatataatatttatgtattttaacttCTTAGTCAAAACCAACATACTTTGGATTATATTGTGAATAGGTTcgtgtaaaaaaatatcttgaaattataaaaacattacaatagtgaacataataaaataagttaaatattttatttatatgatgaAAAAAATGGAGGCATTTTGTACATTATGATGATTTTGAGCGTTTTTCACCAGTAGATCACTATtataatgaatgtgttaaatataaatttaatgataaaaaattaataatattttactaatattttagtaaaaatattctgAATGGTGACGGCGCGGCAGCgtctaattcaaaaaaatattgtataaaatgttaatatattttatattattataatatttctttcaatttttaataagtcATCTAGTTATAAGTCGACTGTTGTCCCAAAAacatcacaaatattatattcttaattattataatattaatgtatcatattatactattttatgtaataacttataagacaCCCAATACCGACATACTGCATAATATCATGTGTAataaattgcttaaaattagtcaaattatttttaaagtgtataaaaattaacattaaagtAATAATGGTGAACATGTTCAAGTCCGAATATTTATCTTACAGAATCCATATTTTCCGCTTCTTCAGATTCACTTTGTGATGAGTAATATGAAGATCCCTTTTTTTCTGAATTctgaataaatacaaaattaatattaaaacattgatgctatgttttttttaaactaactttTCCTAAACACATCTCCAATACTTTATtctttataatgattattgttacaatactGTAAAATGTCGtattattttaacctataaATCAAAACCCACATATTgcgtattcaaaatattttggaagtgcgaataaaattaaattttaataataatataatggtgaaAGTTTTATcctacagaatttttttttaccctttCATTTGTTTCGCTTTGTGATGAGCTAGATGAAGATTCCATCATTTCTGTTTcctaaataaacacaaaataaatattaaaaatgaataggcACCTTTTATGAATatacactacataatattatatggtgaaAATATTTACCCCAACTTCGCGATTTTCTAAATTTGTTTGTGAATCAGAGcacgtacattttttattctaaatatacattacaatattacataataaaataagaaaaagttgtttttgtaatttaaaaaaaaaaataggttataataaaatattattttttaatgcatcaaaaaaatcattgtttttttcATGCAAATAATCCTTACGTACTcagcaaaaacaaaaatatataagctaAAACTTTTACTAATAATGttctgacatattatataataatataatatatggtaatgTTATGTACTTACAGAAACACATCGTTTAACTAACGATGGTACAGAATCTGAATTAACGGCTTGATCAACAGGATTTACTTCAGGTATTTGTGGGATCGTCATATGTTTTATTGTACTATCTCGTTTCATTAAATTCCTTCGATTTATTAGATTTGTAGCTAAACGATCTGGTGACATTATTATATCACTTCTTCTTGCTAAATTTGGATAAATACCATCACCTCCAGACAAGTCTAGTCCACTTGCAACAGGATTTACTTCAGGTATTTGTGGGATCGTCATATGTTTTATTGTACTATCTCGTTTCATTAAATTCCTTCGATTTATTAGATTTGTAGCTAAACGATCTGGTGACATTATTATATCACTTCTTCTTGCTAAATTTGGATAAATACCATCACCTCCAGACAAGTCTAGTCCACTTGCAACAGGATTTACTTCAGGTATTTGTGGGATCGTCATATGTTTTATTGTACTATCTCGTTTCATTAAATTCCTTCGATTCATTAGATTTGTAGCTAAACGATCTGGTGACATTATATCACTTCTTCTTGCTAAATTTGGATAAATACCATCACCTCCAGACAAGTCTAGTCCACTTGCAACAGGATTTACTTCAGGTATTTGTGGGATCGTCATATGTTTTATTGTACTATCTCGTTTCATTAAATTCCTTCGATTTATTAGATTTGTAGCTAAACGATCTGGTGACATTATATCACTTCTTCTTGCTAAATTTGGATAAATACCATCACCTCCAGACAAGTCTAGTCCACTTGCAACAGGATTTACTTCAGGTATTTGTGGGATCGTCATATGTTTTATTGTACTATCTCGTTTCATTAAATTCCTTCGATTCATTAGATTTGTAGCTAAACGATCTGGTGACATTATTATATCACTTCTTCTTGCTAAATTTGGATAAATACCATCACCTCCAGACAAGTCTAGTCCACTTGCAACAGGATTTACTTCAGGTATTTGTGGGATCGTCATATGTTTTATTGTACTATCTCGTTTCATTAAATTCCTTCGATTTATTAGATTTGTAGCTAAACGATCTGGTGACATTATATCACTTCTTCTTGCTAAATTTGGATAAATACCATCACCTCCAGACAAGTCTAGTCCACTTGCAACAGGATTTACTTCAGGTATTTGTGGGATCGTCATATGTTTTATTGTACTATCTCGTTTCATTAAATTCCTTCGATTCATTAGATTTGTAGCTAAACGATCTGGTGACATTATTATATCACTTCTTCTTGCTAAATTTGGATAAATACCATCACCTCCAGACAAGTCTAGTCCACTTGCAACAGGATTCACTTCAGGTATTTGTGGGATCGTCATATGTTTTATTGTACTATCTCGTTTCATTAAATTCCTTCGATTTATTAGATTTGTAGCTAAACGATCTGGTGACATTATATCACTTCTTCTTGCTAAATTTGGATAAATACCATCACCTCCAGACAAGTCTAGTCCACTTGCAACAGGATTTACTTCAGGTATTTGTGGGATCGTCATATGTTTTATTGTACTATCTCGTTTCATTAAATTCCTTCGATTCATTAGATTTGTAGCTAAACGATCTGGTGACATTATTATATCACTTCTTCTTGCTAAATTTGGATAAATACCATCACCTCCAGACAAGTCTAGTCCACTTGCAACAGGATTCACTTCAGGTATTTGTGGGATCGTCATATGTTTTATTGTACTATCTCGTTTCATTAAATTCCTTCGATTTATTAGATTTGTAGCTAAACGATCTGGTGACATTATATCACTTCTTCTTGCTAAATTCGGATAAATACCATCACCTCTAGACAAGTCTAGTCCACATGCAACCTACAcagaattacaatttaaatattaataagtcgTTGGATATAAATTATCACTGTCATATCACTATTTGTctatttataactattgtaatGTACGGTGTATAAGTTCATTGAGATAATTAAAGATCAATATgctgttataaataaatttaaaacgttttattgaaaaatatgaataattgtgAAAACATTCATGAAGTCACTATGTTGATATccaactacaaattaatatattgtttcgaGATTTGATTTAATGATAGAGatataatcatttatctaaGACATCAGTATATCAAAgcctaatattttaatgtattgttttataaatatcattaactaATGTACAAATAATGacgtatacctaaataaataataaattaggtaatacatataaacatatgcaatagcaaattttatattaatattatgatatctgataatataatattatttaagtgtaaataattataatgatatttaatattagctcaaataaaaattttatgaatgctattacttattgtttttttttctgtaaagaATGAAAATGAAACGATTGTCTAACTCAGCATAATACAGTCTGTATCTACTATTAtagtctaatattataatataaaaatcaatatgacataatttaatgaacgaacataattttcttaataaaatagaaatcgGTATTTGCCTTTTGCTGAATATCCGCaactaattttttcatttttttattttttttttttttttttgtggccttttattactttatattacatattaacttTGCATTTATCATGACGATAAGTATCTTTAGTATCATGGAGCGTTTTATTCTTTGATGCGTTACCTATGCTGAATTACTATCAACATTTTTGCAAGTGCTTTTGAATTTAGCCGTCCGGTAAATATAATTTGGCTGACAGATATGATAACTCCGCAAGTTTCAGACAATGAAATCTAAAGTTCTTGGGTTTACATAAGAAAGTTGTTTTGAGATGCACAGGATGTTTATTAAACCTTAAAGGATATAGCTGTAGAACTGTATCCTTTTTTCCTCTATTTCGTCCATTACGGCCGGTTTgtgcatttcattttttattttatttcagttagaaattttattttatttctaattttctaCCGGAAATTTGCTATAATCGGCTTTTTGTAATCTTCCAAAAATATTAGCATTCATTGTGCTATAAATTACAACCAGATAAGTACCGACCACAAACTAATGAGTATTTTTTTCACATGATAATTTGAGCTTATTACTCTTCCGTGTCTTAGCCAGTGGTGAGTGGGATATGcctaactaattaaaaatatcatcccTTGACTTTGCTATAGTAATAAACAAAGTCTTCCGATTTTGATCGATATTCATGTGGATTTTAGTTGAAtgcaatttgatttaaaatatagctGTTAAAATTTCGATTAGCTCAAATAATCAGTAAGTGGTATGTAAATATTGATTCaccgttaaatatttaataattattaaacaattactCAATGTGataacaaataatagatataatgtaggtatttagCATAACGTAATAATTCCATCGTGTTTAATCAATATCGCATcatacatacattcatacaGTACCAGCTATCGCACaactattttcaaattcttgttattttttgtaaaattagtttgtattaaaataattttaacacacatttttttactcTGCATGACACATTGTCATGCGTAACATGACGAATTACAATTATACGAACCCTTTTCACCCTACATATAACCACAACTACAGTCATTGCTTAATGTGCGACGCAAACTTGAATACTAGCAAAAACtttggaaataatattgtttaatttaaatcgtATTACTTTGTGatgtaattgttttatataaaatatctaacgCAAAATAGTTTTCTATAAAGAAGGGTTTGAATTTGACTTACAATTGGCTTCTCGTGTACACATcggtgataaaaatattaataaatatatttatctatggATTGCTGAAATTAAAGTAGTACCTACAGTTCAGGAATCTTTTTTTCAAGGTTAATGTAAGCCTATACAGAAttcatagaaaaattatttgggcgaaaaatattatgaatttgaaatGTCAAAAGTTTgagtgtacaaaaaaaaatgtatgcattgcagtaatttttatattcttcgaaaattatttattattttgatttatatttcatccctcaattttatacaataccgtgaaatgtattgtattaatattgtattctatcaaataataaaattataatattgtctcataatatttcaatttcacGGAgtcatatttcattaaaaatgtatagaagtaaatgtttatttaaattctagttattaatttcatatttttaaaatgcaatacgATGCAAAACAATGAACTTTCAGACAtacttaaaaactttaaatctaTCACATtcgaaatcaaatatttttttaaattataattcttaacgtctatttcatatttcttatgtttttatttttttttcaattgttactTGATGAACGATATTTTTGATGTATTAATGATTCATTAACCGTGGACTAATCTTGCGGGTAAGGCTTAAagtagttattattgttttaattatttgacaATTCAAGATtttcacacatttttatttgaatgttatcttaaaagaaataataatcattaaaatagtagggaactccaaaatattatttcatcctttattttctgtataaacattatttcagtgaaaaaaaattaaaacttgtaaaacgtagaaaaacaaatcaattaGATACGCAAAAAATAAAcctaccaaattattttgatccTGAAAGTGTGCTCCTAGATTCatctgattttttttcattttatcaaactgaatatttaaattatgataataatctaATGAGTAGATTATATCATGCAactacaacacaatattatgtgagTTTGATTTTTACATTGACGATAGTTGTGAaagttttaatgatatataatatatatttaatagtattattcaaaatattattaaattgaatgtttgatggttatttttaaattatgagtaatatgaaaaatgtgtacatattggtttttagatacatttttattatattttagaactaCTTTTCGTGTTGAAAAAGTACGTAGATACCTActccataaaaattatttatagaacctacctggctacctacctttaaaaatcaaaaacaaagcctagataataattaattttttgaacaattattgattattcctgtataatattttcttttaaacatGGGTATAATCAAAAACTACTGACACTAACTGACTGAGGCTATCAAGTATACTGATGATAGTCTTATCAATGTTTTTCCTGtcctactttttaatattactatggttttcacaaaaattaaaaaagtataggtacttataatataattatttgaagagtctttatttttatttaattataatttaaatatttaatcatatattatgtactatatctAAAATACCTCTATAATcctaaaaaataacttttttatataaaaacgaaCGAAATATACAATTGGTACCTACATTTGAaaacacttattatattatttttacgagtTATCTGACTTCGCGAAAAATAAcaagtttcaaaataaataaagcaTTTTAAAGTTCTGTgcaatgttttgaattttaaataagacttcatcgtcgtaaattttaaatttaatatgagtATGCCATTttgcttaatttatttttcataacttaaataaaaaatgtaattcgtatttttattatttaattgcatttaaatttcattattaattattcattaactatacaatatttatattatgtgcttatatattttaaataatataagtaggtacatttattatttatagaaaataataatgtgtcaatatttttctagaatatacttaaaaataaaatacaaattccaaaaataattttaaattgcagagtttaggttaggttaggtgtaagttcaatatttatcataacaatacaatattacaaatcaGTAGATTTCAAACTTTATacctatttagatatttataaaataatgggtACCTATTTTGAATGTTATTGATATACCTAACTACTACTAAAATTAACTGCAGTTATTTTACTGAAAACcgttacttataataatatatttaactacaataagctgttaataaattatatatgactTTACTTACGGTAAAACCGATTgccaaaaccaaaaaaactgCACTCAAACTCATTGTGTATAATTGTGGtcggatttaaatttaatataatttatcaacatataatataacaccacTGTAGCTTGACCACCAAGTGTCGAATCATGTGATGTCCATGGGTTTATATACATGAAAACAATTAGCTGCAGgtgatattaaacaaattattttgttttgtttaattaagcaagttttatttgttttgttaattttcaTCACACTTGACTAATATTTTTCAGTGTAAATACAACTAAAACCTGAGTACACGTCAaattcgtaattattatttttatatacgtcatataaaGTGTGTGCCCTTACTGTCtatgacatattttttatacgaatagataaaaatgtaattattgtgaattatgtgtaatacattttgttttattttatatgattaatgtaaaaaaaaataattaaaaatagattaaaaataataataaaatcggtaaaacattaaaataatgcttttttcaaatttgtattcattctagttaaacaaaaaatatattaattaagtattaaagtactttatggtacctacctattaattggaaattattttaaatctgtattcaaacatacaataaattattaatttacttcattattttgtttaatataatgaagcctattattattaatattataaagtcaaAAAATGTATGGAATTGCGCTTTTGGTCTGCTGAAGGTTGAACGAAATATTTAAACTTCACCTAAAGGCTAAATTTTAGActctaaaatatgtatgaagGTTATAACTACTATAGTGTACGGTTTaataacagtaggtacctaataactatCTGTCTGATAACCATATAATACTATTAGGTAT harbors:
- the LOC132942519 gene encoding homeobox protein 2-like isoform X43, with amino-acid sequence MSLSAVFLVLAIGFTVACGLDLSRGDGIYPNLARRSDIMSPDRLATNLINRRNLMKRDSTIKHMTIPQIPEVNPVASGLDLSGGDGIYPNLARRSDIIMSPDRLATNLMNRRNLMKRDSTIKHMTIPQIPEVNPVASGLDLSGGDGIYPNLARRSDIMSPDRLATNLINRRNLMKRDSTIKHMTIPQIPEVNPVASGLDLSGGDGIYPNLARRSDIIMSPDRLATNLMNRRNLMKRDSTIKHMTIPQIPEVNPVASGLDLSGGDGIYPNLARRSDIMSPDRLATNLINRRNLMKRDSTIKHMTIPQIPEVNPVASGLDLSGGDGIYPNLARRSDIIMSPDRLATNLMNRRNLMKRDSTIKHMTIPQIPEVNPVASGLDLSGGDGIYPNLARRSDIMSPDRLATNLINRRNLMKRDSTIKHMTIPQIPEVNPVASGLDLSGGDGIYPNLARRSDIMSPDRLATNLMNRRNLMKRDSTIKHMTIPQIPEVNPVASGLDLSGGDGIYPNLARRSDIIMSPDRLATNLINRRNLMKRDSTIKHMTIPQIPEVNPVASGLDLSGGDGIYPNLARRSDIIMSPDRLATNLINRRNLMKRDSTIKHMTIPQIPEVNPVDQAVNSDSVPSLVKRCVSNKKCTCSDSQTNLENREVGETEMMESSSSSSQSETNERNSEKKGSSYYSSQSESEEAENMDSGKKSMCSDSKNNVENREVGKSEKNKSSSCSSDSESDEEGKKDSKSEKNKSSSCSSHSGSDEKGKKDSKSEKKKSSSRSLDNESNEKGKKDSKSEKNKSCSCSSDNGSDENGKKDSKSEKKKSSSRSLDNESDEKGKKDSKSEKKKSSSCSSDNGSDEKGKKDSKSEKKKSSSCSSDNGSDEKGKKDSNSEKKKSSSCSSDSGSVEKGKKDSKSEKKKSSSCSSDNGSNEKGKKDSKSEKKKSSSCSSDSESDEKGKKNSKSDKKKSSSCSSENGSDGKGKNDSGKKCMSSDSKTNVENREVGKQEKNKSSSCSSHSGSEKTGKQDSRSNSEEEEEEENGQMKGNTRTYSESNTEEENRAIMKNENKKSSSTSSRNENGKCGTNGSSVGRSYSDEENREMMNNQQNNYSETDTDEQDNELMLNEKNKSSSSLSHSGSGQNGKNKSDRKNNKSSSSMTRYGSGNEEINNSINRKDDTSSSSSRCGCGKNAVNQSGLEYSSSESEADEEMTESMKKQQNESSLTSSSGYQRSIAESNSARGESNKMMKKEKSLASLPYSQGGENAMEKANMEQSKSSSTRISEGKKEMNTATQKSESNQIERNLNYSKNDSEEEEEDYSKCDCQ
- the LOC132942519 gene encoding repetin-like isoform X41, with the translated sequence MSLSAVFLVLAIGFTVACGLDLSRGDGIYPNLARRSDIMSPDRLATNLINRRNLMKRDSTIKHMTIPQIPEVNPVASGLDLSGGDGIYPNLARRSDIIMSPDRLATNLMNRRNLMKRDSTIKHMTIPQIPEVNPVASGLDLSGGDGIYPNLARRSDIMSPDRLATNLINRRNLMKRDSTIKHMTIPQIPEVNPVASGLDLSGGDGIYPNLARRSDIIMSPDRLATNLMNRRNLMKRDSTIKHMTIPQIPEVNPVASGLDLSGGDGIYPNLARRSDIMSPDRLATNLINRRNLMKRDSTIKHMTIPQIPEVNPVASGLDLSGGDGIYPNLARRSDIIMSPDRLATNLMNRRNLMKRDSTIKHMTIPQIPEVNPVASGLDLSGGDGIYPNLARRSDIMSPDRLATNLINRRNLMKRDSTIKHMTIPQIPEVNPVASGLDLSGGDGIYPNLARRSDIMSPDRLATNLMNRRNLMKRDSTIKHMTIPQIPEVNPVASGLDLSGGDGIYPNLARRSDIIMSPDRLATNLINRRNLMKRDSTIKHMTIPQIPEVNPVASGLDLSGGDGIYPNLARRSDIIMSPDRLATNLINRRNLMKRDSTIKHMTIPQIPEVNPVDQAVNSDSVPSLVKRCVSNKKCTCSDSQTNLENREVGETEMMESSSSSSQSETNERNSEKKGSSYYSSQSESEEAENMDSGKKSMCSDSKNNVENREVGKSEKNKSSSCSSDSESDEEGKKDSKSEKNKSSSCSSHSGSDEKGKKDSKSEKKKSSSRSLDNESNEKGKKDSKSEKNKSCSCSSDNGSDENGKKDSKSEKKKSSSRSLDNESDEKGKKDSKSEKKKSSSCSSDNGSDEKGKKDSKSEKKKSSSRSLDNESDEKGKKDSKSEKKKSSSCSSDNGSDEKGKKDSKSEKKKSSSCSSDNGSDEKGKKDSNSEKKKSSSCSSDSGSVEKGKKDSKSEKKKSSSCSSDNGSNEKGKKDSKSEKKKSSSCSSDSESDEKGKKNSKSDKKKSSSCSSENGSDGKGKNDSGKKCMSSDSKTNVENREVGKQEKNKSSSCSSHSGSEKTGKQDSRSNSEEEEEEENGQMKGNTRTYSESNTEEENRAIMKNENKKSSSTSSRNENGKCGTNGSSVGRSYSDEENREMMNNQQNNYSETDTDEQDNELMLNEKNKSSSSLSHSGSGQNGKNKSDRKNNKSSSSMTRYGSGNEEINNSINRKDDTSSSSSRCGCGKNAVNQSGLEYSSSESEADEEMTESMKKQQNESSLTSSSGYQRSIAESNSARGESNKMMKKEKSLASLPYSQGGENAMEKANMEQSKSSSTRISEGKKEMNTATQKSESNQIERNLNYSKNDSEEEEEDYSKCDCQ
- the LOC132942519 gene encoding uncharacterized protein MAL13P1.336-like isoform X46, whose protein sequence is MSLSAVFLVLAIGFTVACGLDLSRGDGIYPNLARRSDIMSPDRLATNLINRRNLMKRDSTIKHMTIPQIPEVNPVASGLDLSGGDGIYPNLARRSDIIMSPDRLATNLMNRRNLMKRDSTIKHMTIPQIPEVNPVASGLDLSGGDGIYPNLARRSDIMSPDRLATNLINRRNLMKRDSTIKHMTIPQIPEVNPVASGLDLSGGDGIYPNLARRSDIIMSPDRLATNLMNRRNLMKRDSTIKHMTIPQIPEVNPVASGLDLSGGDGIYPNLARRSDIMSPDRLATNLINRRNLMKRDSTIKHMTIPQIPEVNPVASGLDLSGGDGIYPNLARRSDIIMSPDRLATNLMNRRNLMKRDSTIKHMTIPQIPEVNPVASGLDLSGGDGIYPNLARRSDIMSPDRLATNLINRRNLMKRDSTIKHMTIPQIPEVNPVASGLDLSGGDGIYPNLARRSDIMSPDRLATNLMNRRNLMKRDSTIKHMTIPQIPEVNPVASGLDLSGGDGIYPNLARRSDIIMSPDRLATNLINRRNLMKRDSTIKHMTIPQIPEVNPVASGLDLSGGDGIYPNLARRSDIIMSPDRLATNLINRRNLMKRDSTIKHMTIPQIPEVNPVDQAVNSDSVPSLVKRCVSNKKCTCSDSQTNLENREVGETEMMESSSSSSQSETNERNSEKKGSSYYSSQSESEEAENMDSGKKSMCSDSKNNVENREVGKSEKNKSSSCSSDSESDEEGKKDSKSEKNKSSSCSSHSGSDEKGKKDSKSEKKKSSSRSLDNESNEKGKKDSKSEKNKSCSCSSDNGSDENGKKDSKSEKKKSSSRSLDNESDEKGKKDSKSEKKKSSSCSSDNGSDEKGKKDSNSEKKKSSSCSSDSGSVEKGKKDSKSEKKKSSSCSSDNGSNEKGKKDSKSEKKKSSSCSSDSESDEKGKKNSKSDKKKSSSCSSENGSDGKGKNDSGKKCMSSDSKTNVENREVGKQEKNKSSSCSSHSGSEKTGKQDSRSNSEEEEEEENGQMKGNTRTYSESNTEEENRAIMKNENKKSSSTSSRNENGKCGTNGSSVGRSYSDEENREMMNNQQNNYSETDTDEQDNELMLNEKNKSSSSLSHSGSGQNGKNKSDRKNNKSSSSMTRYGSGNEEINNSINRKDDTSSSSSRCGCGKNAVNQSGLEYSSSESEADEEMTESMKKQQNESSLTSSSGYQRSIAESNSARGESNKMMKKEKSLASLPYSQGGENAMEKANMEQSKSSSTRISEGKKEMNTATQKSESNQIERNLNYSKNDSEEEEEDYSKCDCQ
- the LOC132942519 gene encoding homeobox protein 2-like isoform X34; translated protein: MSLSAVFLVLAIGFTVACGLDLSRGDGIYPNLARRSDIMSPDRLATNLINRRNLMKRDSTIKHMTIPQIPEVNPVASGLDLSGGDGIYPNLARRSDIIMSPDRLATNLMNRRNLMKRDSTIKHMTIPQIPEVNPVASGLDLSGGDGIYPNLARRSDIMSPDRLATNLINRRNLMKRDSTIKHMTIPQIPEVNPVASGLDLSGGDGIYPNLARRSDIIMSPDRLATNLMNRRNLMKRDSTIKHMTIPQIPEVNPVASGLDLSGGDGIYPNLARRSDIMSPDRLATNLINRRNLMKRDSTIKHMTIPQIPEVNPVASGLDLSGGDGIYPNLARRSDIIMSPDRLATNLMNRRNLMKRDSTIKHMTIPQIPEVNPVASGLDLSGGDGIYPNLARRSDIMSPDRLATNLINRRNLMKRDSTIKHMTIPQIPEVNPVASGLDLSGGDGIYPNLARRSDIMSPDRLATNLMNRRNLMKRDSTIKHMTIPQIPEVNPVASGLDLSGGDGIYPNLARRSDIIMSPDRLATNLINRRNLMKRDSTIKHMTIPQIPEVNPVASGLDLSGGDGIYPNLARRSDIIMSPDRLATNLINRRNLMKRDSTIKHMTIPQIPEVNPVDQAVNSDSVPSLVKRCVSNKKCTCSDSQTNLENREVGETEMMESSSSSSQSETNERNSEKKGSSYYSSQSESEEAENMDSGKKSMCSDSKNNVENREVGKSEKNKSSSCSSDSESDEEGKKDSKSEKNKSSSCSSHSGSDEKGKKDSKSEKKKSSSRSLDNESNEKGKKDSKSEKNKSCSCSSDNGSDENGKKDSKSEKKKSSSRSLDNESDEKGKKDSKSEKKKSSSCSSDNGSDEKGKKDSKSEKNKSCSCSSDNGSDENGKKDSKSEKKKSSSRSLDNESDEKGKKDSKSEKKKSSSCSSDNGSDEKGKKDSKSEKNKSCSCSSDNGSDENGKKDSKSEKKKSSSRSLDNESDEKGKKDSKSEKKKSSSCSSDNGSDEKGKKDSKSEKNKSCSCSSDNGSDENGKKDSKSEKKKSSSRSLDNESDEKGKKDSKSEKKKSSSCSSDNGSDEKGKKDSKSEKKKSSSCSSDNGSNEKGKKDSGKKCMSSDSKTNVENREVGKQEKNKSSSCSSHSGSEKTGKQDSRSNSEEEEEEENGQMKGNTRTYSESNTEEENRAIMKNENKKSSSTSSRNENGKCGTNGSSVGRSYSDEENREMMNNQQNNYSETDTDEQDNELMLNEKNKSSSSLSHSGSGQNGKNKSDRKNNKSSSSMTRYGSGNEEINNSINRKDDTSSSSSRCGCGKNAVNQSGLEYSSSESEADEEMTESMKKQQNESSLTSSSGYQRSIAESNSARGESNKMMKKEKSLASLPYSQGGENAMEKANMEQSKSSSTRISEGKKEMNTATQKSESNQIERNLNYSKNDSEEEEEDYSKCDCQ